Genomic DNA from Methanofollis sp. W23:
TGCCCGTAGCCTGGCGGGATCACCACCACGTCGCCGGCCGAACCGTCGACCAGGACGACATCATCGGCCGCCCAGGTCTGGAGGAGGAAGTGCGCCTCGCCGGCGACGACCTCGTAGACCTCAGGAAACCGCACCCCCACCCGGTTCACCGGGTGAAAGTGCCCCTTCGTCTTGACCAATTCCTGTCCCACCGTGCCTGGCGGGATGACCGTGGCGTCGTACCTGAGAGCATGAACTTCGAGCCACTGCCGGTCTGCATCAGTCTTCGCAAGATCGCGATACATAAAATAGAGAGGACGGCCCGGGTCACTGGCCGCGCCCTCGGGTTCGGCCAGCACCTCCGCCATATCGGCGAGGGTCCTGATATGCGGTGCCGGCAACGGTCCGTCCCAGGGAAACATCACTTCGACTTGCGCGCTCTGACTATATAATACCCGGCACCGATCAGGACCGCAATCCCGGCCGCGATGACGATCGGATTGGACAGGACCGCACCCATCCCCTCGGCCTTCGCCACACCGACGGTCAGTTTCATGGTGTCGGAGATCTGGCTGTTGTCCAGGGCGTCACGGTACCTGACCTCTGAGTCGAGGCCATAGTTCTTCAGCGTCGCTT
This window encodes:
- a CDS encoding glucose-6-phosphate isomerase family protein; the encoded protein is MFPWDGPLPAPHIRTLADMAEVLAEPEGAASDPGRPLYFMYRDLAKTDADRQWLEVHALRYDATVIPPGTVGQELVKTKGHFHPVNRVGVRFPEVYEVVAGEAHFLLQTWAADDVVLVDGSAGDVVVIPPGYGHVTINPGDENLVLANIVSTAFSSDYAQYIGRHGAAYYELADGSLVPNPTYADPAPVRRMVPAAVPAFCTDRVRSLYSLVGKEKCLDYLNKPEKYAEGFSGCLTDSAGRPAYAPKPSPV